Proteins encoded together in one Amblyomma americanum isolate KBUSLIRL-KWMA chromosome 1, ASM5285725v1, whole genome shotgun sequence window:
- the LOC144107802 gene encoding uncharacterized protein LOC144107802 produces the protein MEAFLETVRGYPCLYDKLNIDFKDKDLRAIRWHMIGQQFGMTGEQAAGKFKNFRDRWLKVALEKKKAYKSGAPGKEGKAKSEWTYYYILDSFLRKTPYYAEKLTTNIPLPQERHLQQAEEALSTSSAAGDCWPSPSPAEEVLDEICSGRTTMCNSDEESCGLLSPTPTETEASSGSNSGTNRAQPPAQPSQVRLSSTPQSRKRKKNDTFE, from the exons ATGGAAGCGTTTTTGGAAACTGTGCGTGGTTATCCGTGCCTGTATGATAAATTGAACATTGATTTTAAGGATAAGGACCTGCGCGCCATCCGCTGGCACATGATTGGACAACAGTTTGGAATGACAG GCGAGCAGGCAGCGGGGAAGTTTAAGAACTTCCGCGACCGCTGGCTTAAGGTAGCGCTGGAGAAGAAGAAGGCCTACAAGAGTGGTGCTCCCGGCAAAGAAGGGAAAGCGAAAAGTGAATGGACATACTATTATATTCTAGACAGTTTCCTGCGGAAGACACCGTACTACGCCGAAAA ATTAACCACGAATATCCCACTGCCACAAGAAAG ACACCTGCAGCAGGCCGAAGAGGCGCTGTCAACCAGCAGTGCTGCAGGCGATTG TTGGCCCAGCCCATCGCCTGCTGAAGAAGTGCTGGATGAAAT ATGCTCTGGGAGAACAACTATGTGCAATTCAGATGAAGAGAGCTGTGG CTTGCTCAGTCCAACCCCAACTGAGACTGAAGCATCTTCCGG GTCCAACAGTGGCACAAACAGAGCCCAGCCGCCAGCGCAGCCTTCCCAAGTGCGACTTTCCTCGACACCACAGTCTCG taaaagaaaaaagaatgacaCATTCGAATAA